In one window of Vicinamibacterales bacterium DNA:
- a CDS encoding GntR family transcriptional regulator — protein sequence MTGSVPRLTLPPLSAAGPGTLYQQIIDGLKREVSEGRLAPGSALPSFRRLAEQLMVSVITVKRAYEELEREGIIFRRQGLGTFVADAAADRSRDAKAARARELLREAVREATEAGLAGRDVLHLLHAILHTQTEPKHVRKRG from the coding sequence GCAGCGTGCCGCGGTTGACGCTTCCGCCGCTTTCGGCGGCGGGGCCGGGCACGCTGTATCAGCAGATCATCGACGGCCTGAAACGTGAGGTGAGCGAGGGGCGGCTCGCTCCGGGCTCGGCGCTGCCCTCCTTCCGCCGGCTCGCCGAGCAATTGATGGTGAGCGTGATCACCGTCAAGCGCGCGTACGAGGAGCTCGAGCGCGAAGGCATCATCTTCCGCCGGCAAGGGTTGGGTACGTTCGTCGCCGACGCGGCCGCGGATCGCAGCCGCGACGCCAAGGCCGCGCGGGCCCGCGAGCTGCTGCGCGAGGCGGTCCGCGAAGCGACCGAGGCGGGCCTCGCCGGCCGCGACGTGCTTCACCTCCTCCATGCCATCCTCCACACCCAGACGGAGCCGAAGCATGTCCGCAAACGCGGTTGA
- a CDS encoding response regulator: MAETRLETILLVEDEPAVRQLFAQALSRAGYVVHEARNGQEAMKLFDEHGESIDLLLTDMRMPYMGGAELAHQLRARRRTLKLLCISGYPGHLDPDLASDFLAKPFSRDELLKKVREVLDR, encoded by the coding sequence ATGGCCGAAACCAGGCTGGAGACGATTCTGCTCGTCGAAGACGAACCGGCGGTGCGGCAGCTGTTCGCGCAGGCGCTGAGCCGCGCCGGCTACGTCGTGCACGAAGCGCGCAACGGCCAGGAAGCGATGAAGCTGTTCGACGAGCACGGCGAGTCGATCGACCTGCTGCTGACCGACATGCGGATGCCGTACATGGGCGGCGCGGAGCTGGCGCATCAGCTGCGCGCGCGGCGCCGGACGTTGAAGCTGCTCTGCATTTCCGGATATCCCGGTCATCTCGACCCCGACCTGGCGAGCGATTTCCTCGCCAAGCCGTTCTCCCGGGACGAGCTGTTGAAGAAGGTGCGCGAGGTGCTGGACCGCTAG
- a CDS encoding M28 family peptidase, protein MRQRFGMSRVAALAGIVILGVTAVAQEREDRTLLSPEQMNAIINEASGERAMHHLVQLVPYQFVRPPAEYQGPFRESEVMARLAKEYGFTNVAIEDYPTGQTWQPVVGELWMTSPRTEKIYDLHDIPESVASTNANGDISGDLIAVGQGTAQDFEGKDVKGKFVLSVAPGGLGAVYNRAVAAGAIGALGISSIGADRAVDYPDQIVSTTVSAQPGTAAWALSPKKARALEALLARGQKVTIRSVNKSEQVPNKQEIVHAEIAGDGSTTQEVAIGGHLFEGYLKQGANDDNSGCALTLEVGRAYIKLIKEGKLPRPKRTVNFQWVQEISGTRQWLDAHPEKAKNIIADLNFDMEGIRLTASRSYWIMQRTPDTFPSFINDVGQSFMEYVSELTRERVRYRANGYAPVVSITAPNGSNDAFYIKIDQHYGSSDHVTYMQYGIPAVMFITWPDMWYHSSQDTPDKQDSTQYKRAAVVATGALASIAAGGDQMAARITSENLARGSERLGVAQRKAAAYLAEATTAEALHAAWKEARVAIRHQGNVEKGVIRSSRVLYDNPESAGKGLTPIETSVDRTAAALIDSVRAAYALHAQRLNTQPINEPPATADEKEAASLIVECTSGPGSFSGCGGAGRGGRGAGAGGAAAAAGRGAQSVAGPALPQHMNAEFTILLGKRLSPLQIRDFLSGEFEPVPLATVMAVLRAREAAGQIRLAPRK, encoded by the coding sequence ATGCGACAACGATTCGGCATGTCTCGTGTGGCGGCGCTGGCCGGGATCGTGATACTCGGTGTCACCGCGGTCGCGCAGGAAAGAGAAGATCGGACGCTGCTCTCGCCCGAGCAGATGAACGCGATCATAAACGAGGCGTCGGGCGAGCGCGCGATGCACCACCTGGTGCAGCTGGTGCCGTACCAGTTCGTGCGTCCGCCGGCCGAATACCAGGGGCCCTTCCGCGAGAGCGAAGTCATGGCCCGCCTGGCGAAGGAATACGGCTTCACCAACGTCGCCATCGAGGACTATCCCACCGGCCAGACCTGGCAGCCCGTCGTCGGCGAGCTGTGGATGACCTCGCCGCGAACGGAAAAGATCTACGACCTGCACGACATTCCCGAATCGGTCGCGTCGACCAATGCCAACGGCGACATCAGCGGCGATCTGATTGCGGTGGGACAGGGGACGGCGCAGGACTTCGAAGGCAAGGACGTCAAGGGCAAGTTCGTGCTCTCGGTCGCGCCGGGCGGTCTCGGCGCCGTCTACAACCGGGCCGTCGCGGCAGGGGCGATCGGCGCGCTCGGCATCAGCTCGATCGGCGCGGATCGCGCCGTCGATTATCCGGATCAGATCGTGTCGACGACGGTGAGCGCGCAGCCGGGGACGGCGGCGTGGGCGCTGTCGCCGAAGAAGGCGCGGGCCCTCGAGGCGCTGCTCGCGCGCGGGCAGAAAGTGACGATCCGGTCGGTGAACAAGAGCGAGCAGGTGCCCAACAAACAGGAGATCGTCCATGCCGAGATCGCCGGCGACGGCAGCACCACCCAGGAGGTCGCGATCGGCGGCCATCTGTTCGAGGGATACCTCAAGCAGGGCGCCAACGACGACAATTCGGGCTGTGCCTTGACCCTCGAAGTGGGGCGCGCCTACATCAAGTTGATCAAGGAAGGGAAGCTGCCGAGGCCGAAGCGCACCGTGAACTTCCAGTGGGTGCAGGAGATCAGCGGCACGCGGCAGTGGCTCGACGCGCACCCGGAGAAGGCGAAGAACATCATCGCCGACCTGAACTTCGACATGGAGGGGATCCGCCTGACCGCCAGCCGCAGCTACTGGATCATGCAGCGGACGCCGGATACGTTTCCCTCCTTCATCAACGACGTGGGGCAGAGCTTCATGGAGTACGTCTCGGAGCTCACGCGCGAGCGGGTGCGCTATCGCGCCAACGGCTACGCGCCGGTCGTGAGCATCACCGCGCCGAACGGCAGCAACGACGCCTTCTACATCAAGATCGACCAGCACTACGGATCGAGCGACCACGTCACCTACATGCAGTACGGGATCCCGGCGGTGATGTTCATCACCTGGCCGGACATGTGGTACCACTCGTCGCAGGACACGCCCGACAAGCAGGACTCGACGCAGTACAAGCGGGCGGCGGTCGTGGCCACCGGCGCCCTGGCGTCGATCGCCGCCGGCGGCGATCAGATGGCGGCGCGCATCACCAGCGAGAACCTGGCTCGGGGCAGCGAGCGGCTCGGCGTCGCCCAGCGCAAGGCCGCGGCGTATCTCGCGGAAGCCACCACCGCCGAGGCGCTGCATGCCGCGTGGAAGGAAGCGCGCGTCGCGATCCGCCACCAGGGAAATGTCGAGAAGGGGGTGATCCGATCGTCGCGCGTGCTGTACGACAATCCCGAGAGCGCCGGCAAGGGGCTGACGCCGATCGAGACGTCGGTCGACAGGACGGCGGCGGCGCTGATCGACTCGGTGCGCGCGGCGTATGCGCTGCACGCGCAACGCCTGAACACGCAGCCGATCAACGAGCCGCCGGCGACGGCGGACGAGAAGGAAGCGGCGAGCCTGATCGTCGAGTGCACGAGCGGGCCCGGCAGCTTCTCGGGCTGCGGCGGGGCAGGACGCGGCGGGCGCGGAGCCGGAGCCGGAGGGGCCGCGGCGGCGGCGGGGCGAGGCGCCCAGAGCGTCGCCGGCCCGGCGCTGCCGCAGCACATGAACGCGGAGTTCACCATCCTGCTCGGCAAGCGCCTGAGCCCGCTCCAGATTCGCGATTTCCTGTCCGGCGAATTCGAGCCGGTGCCGCTGGCGACCGTCATGGCGGTGCTGCGCGCCCGCGAAGCCGCGGGACAGATCAGACTGGCGCCGCGGAAATAA
- a CDS encoding phosphatase PAP2 family protein yields MARPAKSRVHVLDPRTWFGFLTRLERRELAWLLVGLGGCILVLAFLKLSSAVMEGETLAFDKRIVQAFRKADDPSRPIGPAWIESSLLDITALGGPTVLTLVVLAVIGFLVLQARYHSAIAIMLTAASGEMLNAALKALFMRPRPTVVPHLRAAFETSFPSGHAMQSAIIYLTLGAMLMRLSERRLTKIYCWTVAMLATVLVGVSRVYLGVHYPTDVLAGWIVGLFWASICWLVEQHYEVRSGIKAERKSA; encoded by the coding sequence GTGGCCAGGCCCGCGAAATCCAGAGTCCACGTCCTCGATCCGCGGACGTGGTTCGGGTTTCTCACCCGCCTCGAGCGCCGCGAGCTGGCCTGGCTGCTCGTGGGGCTCGGCGGCTGCATTCTGGTGCTCGCCTTCCTGAAACTGTCCAGCGCCGTCATGGAGGGAGAGACGCTCGCCTTCGACAAGCGGATCGTGCAGGCGTTCCGCAAGGCCGACGATCCGTCGCGCCCGATCGGCCCCGCCTGGATCGAGAGCTCGCTGCTCGACATCACCGCGCTCGGCGGCCCGACGGTGCTGACGCTCGTCGTCCTGGCGGTGATCGGGTTCCTGGTGCTGCAGGCGAGATACCACAGCGCGATCGCCATCATGCTCACCGCCGCGTCGGGCGAGATGCTGAACGCGGCGCTGAAGGCGCTCTTCATGCGTCCGCGCCCGACGGTGGTGCCACACCTGCGGGCGGCGTTCGAGACCAGCTTCCCGAGCGGCCACGCGATGCAGTCGGCGATCATCTATCTCACGCTCGGGGCGATGCTGATGCGCCTCTCCGAGCGGCGGCTCACGAAAATCTATTGCTGGACGGTCGCGATGCTGGCGACCGTGCTCGTCGGCGTCAGCCGCGTGTACCTCGGCGTGCATTACCCGACGGACGTGCTCGCCGGCTGGATCGTCGGACTGTTCTGGGCGTCGATCTGCTGGCTCGTCGAGCAGCACTACGAGGTGCGCTCGGGGATCAAGGCGGAGCGGAAGTCGGCGTAA
- a CDS encoding NAD(P)/FAD-dependent oxidoreductase, with protein sequence MRSLYARLHSRFGEPIDRRDMIRRSLAAAAGVLLSDRLPSAQRSSSPRVVVIGAGLAGLAAGYELSRSGADVTVLEARNRLGGRVLSFRDLVPGGTMEGGAELIGSNHPIWNAYKERFKLSFLDVTDEDGEAPIVLNGRRLNAAEAEQLWEEMSTALSGMNADAATIGDPFAAWDAPLARVSDLRSLADWIATLAASDLCKAGVDAQMVGDNGVATAWQSYLGNIAMVKGGGVEKFWTETEVYRCAGGSQQLAQRLAEAIGMPRVLLRQAVSAIAVSDRGVTVTAGSTKHECDFAVLAVPPLTWNRIAFRPRLHVSALPQMGSNVKFLMKTKDQFWRRGRLAPDLMTDGPVHLTWHTTLHQKVAGAGVVAFSGGPSADTCRGWAPAERTERYLSALSPVFTGLRASFERARFMDWPSDPWVKGSYSFPAPGEVTTLGPQLQQPLAGRVFLAGEHTCYAFVGYMEGALQSGARAARRIADASARP encoded by the coding sequence ATGCGTTCCCTCTACGCCCGGCTCCACTCGCGGTTCGGCGAACCGATCGATCGCCGCGACATGATCCGCCGTTCGCTCGCCGCCGCAGCCGGCGTGCTCCTCAGCGACAGGCTCCCTTCCGCCCAACGCTCCTCCTCCCCGCGCGTCGTCGTCATCGGCGCCGGTCTCGCCGGGCTCGCGGCGGGCTACGAATTGTCGCGGTCCGGCGCCGACGTCACCGTCCTGGAAGCCCGCAACCGCCTCGGCGGCCGCGTCCTGAGCTTCCGCGATCTCGTTCCCGGCGGGACGATGGAGGGTGGTGCGGAGCTGATTGGCTCGAATCATCCGATCTGGAACGCCTACAAGGAGCGATTCAAGCTGTCGTTCCTGGATGTCACCGACGAGGATGGCGAAGCGCCGATCGTCCTGAACGGCCGCCGGCTGAACGCCGCGGAAGCGGAGCAGCTCTGGGAGGAGATGAGCACGGCGCTGAGCGGCATGAACGCCGATGCCGCCACGATCGGCGACCCATTCGCCGCGTGGGACGCGCCGCTGGCGAGGGTGTCGGATCTCCGGTCGCTGGCCGACTGGATCGCGACGCTGGCCGCGTCGGACCTGTGCAAGGCAGGCGTAGACGCGCAGATGGTCGGCGACAACGGCGTGGCCACCGCCTGGCAGAGCTATCTCGGCAACATCGCGATGGTGAAGGGAGGCGGGGTCGAGAAGTTCTGGACCGAGACGGAGGTGTATCGCTGCGCCGGCGGCAGCCAGCAGCTCGCGCAGCGGCTCGCCGAGGCGATCGGCATGCCGCGCGTCCTCCTGCGTCAGGCCGTTTCAGCGATCGCCGTCAGCGACCGCGGTGTGACGGTGACCGCCGGATCCACGAAGCACGAATGCGATTTCGCGGTGCTCGCGGTTCCGCCGTTGACATGGAACCGCATTGCGTTCAGGCCGCGGCTGCACGTGAGCGCGCTGCCGCAGATGGGCAGCAACGTGAAGTTCCTGATGAAAACGAAGGATCAATTCTGGCGGCGCGGCAGGCTCGCGCCGGACCTGATGACCGACGGTCCCGTGCACCTGACCTGGCACACGACGCTTCATCAGAAGGTTGCCGGCGCCGGCGTGGTGGCGTTCTCCGGCGGCCCGTCGGCCGACACGTGCCGCGGCTGGGCCCCGGCGGAGCGAACAGAACGGTATCTCTCCGCCCTTTCGCCGGTGTTCACCGGCCTGCGCGCGAGCTTCGAGCGCGCGCGGTTCATGGACTGGCCGTCCGATCCGTGGGTGAAGGGCTCGTATTCCTTCCCCGCGCCCGGCGAGGTGACGACGCTCGGCCCCCAGCTGCAGCAGCCGCTGGCCGGCCGCGTGTTCCTGGCGGGCGAGCACACGTGCTACGCCTTCGTCGGCTACATGGAAGGTGCGCTGCAGTCCGGCGCCCGCGCCGCCAGACGCATCGCCGACGCAAGCGCCCGGCCGTAG
- a CDS encoding ABC transporter ATP-binding protein has protein sequence MSANAVEIRGLEKKFPAFELGPLDLTVPRGAIYGFVGPNGSGKTTTIDLIFGMGTKDAGTITVLGLDHLRDEVAMKRQVAYVSPDLQFQPWGRIHKVVQFVRGFYPSWDEAYCGRLMRTLDLNPSDRIMTLSFGARIKLALVLALSWRPKVLILDEPTVGLDAISRQAVFAELLAAVQDDERTVLISSHGLDDVERFADHVGMIKNGRLLFEGATVDVIARFRIVDVVAPEAVRFGARPGIVVQRQDGQRWRLLIDRQRATLESLRALGVTLVAEAPVTLEELFVALGKA, from the coding sequence ATGTCCGCAAACGCGGTTGAGATCCGTGGACTGGAGAAGAAGTTCCCCGCCTTCGAGCTCGGACCGCTCGACCTGACGGTTCCACGAGGCGCAATCTACGGGTTCGTCGGACCCAACGGGTCCGGGAAGACGACGACGATCGATCTGATCTTCGGGATGGGGACCAAGGACGCCGGCACGATCACCGTCCTCGGCCTGGATCATCTCCGCGACGAAGTCGCGATGAAGCGCCAGGTCGCCTACGTCAGCCCCGACCTTCAGTTCCAGCCCTGGGGCCGCATCCACAAGGTCGTCCAGTTCGTGCGCGGGTTCTATCCGTCGTGGGACGAAGCGTACTGTGGCCGCCTCATGCGCACGCTCGACCTCAACCCGTCGGACCGCATCATGACCCTGTCGTTCGGCGCGCGCATCAAGCTGGCGCTCGTCCTCGCGCTCTCCTGGCGGCCGAAGGTCCTGATCCTCGACGAACCGACGGTCGGCCTCGACGCGATCTCCAGACAGGCGGTGTTCGCGGAGCTCCTGGCCGCAGTACAGGACGACGAGCGGACGGTCCTGATCTCGTCGCACGGCCTGGACGACGTCGAGCGGTTCGCCGACCACGTCGGCATGATCAAGAACGGCCGCCTGCTGTTCGAAGGGGCGACCGTGGACGTCATCGCCCGCTTCCGCATCGTGGACGTGGTCGCACCGGAGGCGGTCCGCTTCGGCGCCCGTCCCGGCATCGTCGTGCAGCGCCAGGACGGGCAGCGCTGGCGGCTGCTGATCGATCGGCAGCGCGCGACGCTGGAGAGCCTGCGCGCGCTCGGAGTGACGCTCGTCGCCGAGGCGCCGGTCACGCTCGAAGAGCTGTTCGTCGCGCTCGGCAAGGCCTGA
- a CDS encoding MBOAT family O-acyltransferase, whose protein sequence is MIFHSLDFVIFFAAVTLIYWRLPHRAQNVLLLAASYFFYGYVHPWFLLLIGASTAIDYASARAMERWPARKRAFMAISIISNFGMLGFFKYFNFFADNVHAALAAAGMDVSLPVLRVLLPVGISFYTFQAMSYTVDVYRGELRARRSLLDVAVFISFFPHLVAGPIQRASYLLPQVEEPRRFSIERAASGFYLMVWGFFKKLVIADNVGVIANKVFALSDPSFEILWAGVFAFAIQIYADFSAYTDIARGSSRWLGFELTQNFEHPYMARNPADFWRRWNISLSTWFRDYVYIPLGGSRAGELKWARNIIVTFLLSGLWHGASWNYVLWGLYHGVLLVLTRAHAMLGAPAADRRPLSAVRGAALRQLAQIPAMFVLTLIGWLLFRETELSAIVRDLQLSPFSSTPLERQAGLYLFLLALGYSIPLWVQSVWVELHRGRPEPASGWRGAALRAVACGAAFAAILVLRSRTSLDFIYFQF, encoded by the coding sequence GTGATCTTCCACAGTCTCGACTTCGTCATCTTCTTCGCGGCCGTCACGCTGATCTACTGGCGCCTCCCGCACCGCGCGCAGAACGTGCTGCTGCTGGCGGCGAGCTATTTCTTCTACGGCTACGTCCATCCCTGGTTCCTGCTGCTGATCGGCGCGTCGACGGCGATCGACTACGCCTCGGCGCGCGCGATGGAGCGCTGGCCGGCGCGCAAGCGCGCCTTCATGGCGATCAGCATCATCTCCAACTTCGGGATGCTCGGCTTCTTCAAGTACTTCAACTTCTTCGCCGACAACGTGCACGCCGCGCTGGCGGCGGCGGGGATGGACGTCAGCCTGCCGGTGCTGCGCGTGCTGCTGCCGGTCGGGATCTCGTTCTACACCTTTCAGGCGATGAGCTACACGGTGGACGTCTACCGCGGCGAACTGCGCGCGCGGCGCAGCCTGCTCGACGTCGCCGTGTTCATCTCGTTCTTCCCCCACCTCGTCGCCGGCCCGATCCAGCGCGCCTCGTACCTGCTGCCGCAGGTCGAAGAACCGCGCCGCTTCTCGATCGAGCGGGCGGCGAGCGGCTTCTACCTGATGGTCTGGGGCTTCTTCAAGAAGCTCGTCATCGCCGACAACGTCGGCGTCATCGCCAACAAGGTCTTCGCCCTGAGCGATCCGTCGTTCGAGATTCTCTGGGCCGGCGTGTTCGCCTTCGCCATCCAGATTTACGCCGACTTCTCCGCCTATACCGACATCGCGCGCGGCTCGTCGCGCTGGCTCGGCTTCGAGCTGACGCAGAACTTCGAGCATCCCTACATGGCGCGCAACCCGGCGGACTTCTGGCGGCGCTGGAACATCTCGCTCTCGACCTGGTTCCGCGACTACGTCTACATCCCGCTGGGCGGCTCGCGCGCCGGAGAGCTGAAGTGGGCGCGCAACATCATCGTCACCTTCCTGCTCTCGGGCCTGTGGCACGGGGCGAGCTGGAACTACGTGCTCTGGGGGCTGTATCACGGCGTGCTGCTGGTGTTGACCCGCGCGCACGCCATGCTGGGCGCGCCGGCCGCCGACCGCCGGCCGCTATCCGCGGTCCGCGGTGCGGCGCTCCGGCAGCTGGCGCAGATTCCGGCGATGTTCGTGCTGACGCTGATCGGCTGGCTGTTGTTCCGCGAGACGGAGTTGAGTGCGATCGTGCGCGACCTGCAGCTGTCGCCGTTCTCCAGCACGCCGCTGGAGCGGCAGGCGGGGCTGTATCTGTTCCTGCTCGCGCTCGGCTATTCGATTCCGTTGTGGGTGCAGAGTGTCTGGGTGGAACTGCACCGCGGCCGGCCCGAGCCGGCGTCAGGGTGGCGCGGCGCCGCGCTGCGCGCGGTGGCCTGCGGCGCCGCGTTCGCGGCGATTCTGGTGCTGCGCAGCCGCACGTCGCTGGACTTCATCTACTTCCAGTTCTGA
- a CDS encoding crosslink repair DNA glycosylase YcaQ family protein, whose protein sequence is MPASLEHLRRFAAARSLFGPTTLARALATFGFVQADPIRAPARAQDLTLRHRVADYRAGDLERRYGALAVEEDVFINYGFVTDRVRRLMHPRRGSWTPAQRRRVDAVLAFVRDRGEVHPRDVDREFAHGRVTNYWGGTSSATTHLLDLMQYRGLVRVARREAGIRIYAVQEPAEDAADRAERSRRIDALVDIVVGKYAPLPHSSLSMVVARLRYAVPQWRRELKAAVRRAQARLRHETVDGVAWYWPADEPLPSGDAPDVVRLLAPFDPIVWDRRRFEMLWGWPYRFEAYTPIAKRSRGYYALPLLWRDNVIGWGNVSVAGGALHADLGYAGSPPRDRAFRRALDDELDRLRTFLDCA, encoded by the coding sequence GTGCCAGCCAGCCTTGAGCATCTGCGGCGGTTTGCCGCGGCGCGCAGCCTGTTCGGCCCGACCACCCTGGCGCGGGCGCTGGCGACGTTCGGGTTCGTGCAGGCCGATCCGATCCGCGCGCCGGCGCGGGCCCAGGATCTGACGCTGCGCCACCGCGTGGCGGACTACCGCGCCGGCGATCTGGAGCGGCGCTACGGCGCGCTCGCCGTCGAAGAGGACGTCTTCATCAACTACGGCTTCGTCACCGATCGCGTGCGGCGCCTGATGCATCCGCGGCGTGGGAGCTGGACGCCGGCGCAGCGCAGGCGGGTCGACGCGGTGTTGGCGTTCGTCCGCGATCGCGGCGAGGTCCACCCGCGTGACGTGGACCGGGAGTTCGCGCACGGCCGCGTCACCAACTACTGGGGCGGGACGTCGAGCGCGACCACGCACCTGCTCGATCTCATGCAGTACCGCGGACTCGTGCGGGTCGCCAGACGTGAGGCCGGAATCCGCATCTACGCCGTTCAGGAGCCGGCGGAGGACGCCGCCGACCGCGCCGAGCGATCGCGCCGGATCGACGCGCTCGTCGATATCGTCGTCGGCAAGTACGCCCCGCTGCCGCACTCGAGCCTGTCGATGGTGGTCGCCCGATTGCGCTACGCGGTCCCGCAGTGGCGCCGCGAGCTGAAGGCGGCGGTCCGCCGCGCCCAGGCACGGCTGCGCCATGAAACCGTCGACGGCGTGGCGTGGTACTGGCCCGCAGACGAGCCGCTGCCCTCCGGCGACGCGCCGGACGTGGTCCGGCTTCTCGCGCCTTTCGATCCGATCGTCTGGGATCGGCGGCGGTTCGAGATGCTGTGGGGATGGCCGTATCGCTTCGAAGCGTACACGCCGATTGCGAAGCGCAGCCGCGGCTACTACGCGCTGCCGCTCCTCTGGCGCGACAACGTGATCGGCTGGGGAAACGTGAGCGTCGCCGGCGGCGCGCTGCACGCCGATCTCGGCTATGCGGGCAGCCCCCCGCGCGACCGCGCGTTCCGGCGCGCGCTCGACGACGAGCTGGACCGGCTGCGGACGTTCCTGGACTGCGCATGA